One Anatilimnocola floriformis genomic window, CCGGCATCGAGACCGTGCTCGTGCAAGCCGATGTGACGACCGAAGAAGGGGTCGACAAGCTGTTCAACGAAATCGAAGCTAAGCTCGGCAAGGTCGACATCGTGGTGCCGAATGCGACCTGCGAGCAGCCGCTCAAGCCGATCGAAGAATACGACTGGGCTTTCTATCAGCGGATGATCGACTTCTTCATCAAGAGCCCCGTGCTTCTCACCAAGCGGGCTCTGCCGCACTTGAAGCAGCAGAAGTGGGGCCGCATCATCAACATCACCAGCGAAGTGTTTCAGCGCTCGGTCGCACCGTTCACCGCCTATGTCGCAGCCAAGGGCGGCCAAATTGGTTTCTCGCGGAGCTTGAGTCGCGAGCTCGCGCCTTTCGGCATCACGGTCAACATGGTCGCGCCGGGTTGGATTCCCGTCGAACGCCACGAGAACGATCCGCAAGCCGACAAAGATGCTTACGTCGCGCTCGTGCCGGCTGGGCGCTGGGGCGTGCCGCAAGATGTCGCCGATGCGGTGATCTATCTGGCCAGCAACGAGGCTTCGTTCATCACCGGTCAAACGCTGTGTGTGAACGGCGGCATGACTCCCTGGTAAGTCGCGCCGCAGCAGCGGTTAAAACCGCCGATTGATCTGCACCTGCACTTCGCTATCGAAGAAGCGGTCGTCATCGGCGGCGCCCATCGGCACGACGCAGGCCACGCGGATCGACGTGAGAATGTTGTACTGGGCCTGCAGGCCTACGGTCATGTTGAGCACGTCGAAGCGATTGAACCCGTTGCGATAAGTGAAGGCCCGGCCCGCGGCATCGCCGGCCACTTCGTCGGTATCTTGCAGCGACGTGGTGTAGTGCAACTCGAGAATGGCGGCCAGGCTCGTAAAGCCGTCGTTCATTTCGTCGCGATACAGCCAGTAGCCGGTTCCCAAGTCGACGAACAGCAGGTTCTGTTCGTTGTAGAGCCCCAGCGTATCGACGGGGCCGCCAGCCGCAGGGCCCGACTGAATGCGATTGCCAGCCGTGGCTAGATCGCACTGCACAAAAGCATTGATGAAGTACGGCCCATCGTTGCTAAGCAGAACTCCCAAGAAGGGAAGCAGATGCAGCGCATCGTTCTGGAAGGTGATCTGGTTCGTCGGAAACGAAACGTTGTCGGTCAACACAAAATTGCTGCCGGTCGGTGTATCGATGCCCATGCCCGCGACGATGGCCATTTCGTCATCCATGTAAAGCAAGTGCTTCAGGATGAGAGCCAGGTTGCCGATCTGTCCGCCGTCACCGGCGACGGTCGCTCCTTGAAAGTTGAAGTCACCCTGAAAGGGCATGCGCACTTCGACCGACCACATGCCGTTTCCAAACGTTTTCTCGACGCCGAATGTATAGCGATCGATGGGGAACTGCTGCGTGACCGGAGTTCCGCCGCCGCCGAAAAAGTCGGTCTCGGTGTATTGCAGCGCGTTGTGAAAATGACTGTAGGAGAAGATGAACCGATCGGCAGGCAAGGCTTTGTTGTTTTCGCCGACCTTCACATGCCGGCTGCCGCCCGCCGAAGGGATGCTGAACGAACCGAACGCGCCATCTGCGGAGCCTGCTAGTTCATTGGGGCTGTACGTGACGTTGCCCCCCGACTGAAAGTAATCGCCAAACATTTCGGGCGCACTCGCCAGTCGGTTGTACGCCGGCGCAGGCGCCGCACGACTCGTCGCTGCGGGCGTGCGCGGAGTGGAGAGAGATGGCATTCGCGCAGCGGGTGGCTGCGCTGCGATCGAAGCCGAAACCAATTGGGCTTCGATCTTCTCTTCCTCTGTCAGTTCACGAGCGGGAACTTGTGCCGACGTCGGCGCAATCGTTACGACCGCGCAGGTCAACGCGTAGAGGGCTGCAATGAGCTTGTTGTGTCTTCCTGACATGCCTTGACTCGATCACTCCGTTCGTGGTCAACGCATCGTTCATCGTCATCGCGCCAGCTGAAAATTGCCTTGAGACGTTGATTCTCAAAGATGGTAGGAAATGACGCTGCTATCACGACCTGCGGCAGTACAAGCCGACGTTCAAACGCTCAGCGGCGGGCTCGTCTGCAGAATCGCGTTCACTTTTTCTATGGCCTGCTGCCGATCGTGAATGCCCTGCCAATGTGTCGCGCGCGGGATTCTCTCAAGCACCCGCCCGCCGAATAAATTGTCGTGCTGAAGACGCGGCAGATTTACGTAACCGATGTAGCAATCGCAGCTGAGATTGGGACAAGCTCGCCGGCTGAGCGCGGCTTGCCAGTCGCTGCCGTAGATATTTCCGAGCACTCCACTCACAAAATGGCAACGGCGGAGATTGCCATCGCCATCGATCGACACCGATGATTCGCCGGCGACACACTCTGCTCCGAGCGAGGGGTGGTTGGTCAGATTCAGGCGAAATAGGGGATCGACCTGCTCCAGCCGCGCCACCTGCTCGTCGGTGTAGTAGTCGGGCAGATCTTTAAAAGCGTTGACCCACAAATAAGCGTGTGATGGTAACTCGGCACGCAGGGCTTCGATCTCTTCAAAATTCTCCTGCAATCCGACCACACCCGCGCTGAACGACACGCCGCGATCGGCAACCATCTGGCATTGCTGCAAAAACTCGCGCCGTGAGATCTGCGTCGGATGAAAGGTGCACCACAGCGCAAGCCGCTGAGCGTTGGCCTCGCCAAGCCAATCGAGCGAACACGACAGATTTGTCTGAATCGCGACCCGGCGCACGTGAGCGAACTGACTGATACGCACCAGCGCCTGCTGATACCAGCGACGCGTCAGTCCTTCGCCCCAGGGCGTGAATAGGATCGAGAGCTCGCAATCCGTTTGCGCCGCAACCCAATCGACGAAACGTTCGAGGCATTGCCGATCGTGTTTGAGTTCAGCTGCCGATTCGTGCCGCTTAGCGAAGGGGCAATAGTTGCATTCGTAATTGCAACTCGAGAGAGGGCCGCGATAGAGGATCTGCAGCTTTAGCGCCATGCATACTCCTCCATCTGCTGCGCGATGGTTGCCGAGTACAGCCAGGGGCCGATGGCATCGGAGCGTTCCAAACCGGCCGGCGTGAGTCGCAGGCAATCGCCGTCCACCTCGGCCAGTTTGTGACTTAGCAGTTCGTAAAGTTCTGGAAAATCAGCCAGCGCCTCACTGCCAAAGCGTTTCGCATAATCCGCGCAGCGCAAACCTTCGGCTTGCAGGAGCGACAGAATCAGCACGCGACGGCGCTGCTCGTGCTCATCGAGCGTTGCGCCGAACTCGACTGCGCCGAAATCGCCCATCGATTTGCCGATGTAATCGGCGAGGATGCCCGCCACGTTGGCCGATTTCACAGCGTACTCGCGCGAGTAATGGAGCGAGTGTGTATACGAGCGCGCGCCACAACCGAGACCGACCATGCCATCGCTCTGGCAACAGTACGTCGGTCCTGCTGTTTCATCAGCGGCCCGCGTGAACATCCGCATCGAAGTCTGCTGGTAACCGGCTTCCAGCAACTTGTCGCGCCCGGCGCGATAGAGAAGCAAACGCCAGTCGTCCCACTCCTCCAGTCGCGCGAGGCCAGTCAACGGCCGCACGTAGAGCGGATAGAGATAGATTTCTTCAGGCGCGAATGCAACGGCGCGTTCGATTGTCGCCAGCCAGCTGGCCAGCGTCTGCGAACTCGAGCCATAAATCAAATCGAGGTTGGTCACTGGAAAGCGATGCGCCGCGAGGAGCGCTAGGGCTTGTTCCACTTCGGCCCGTTTCTGCGGACGGCCAAGTGTTTGCAAGTCGCGCTCTTCGAAACTTTGAATCCCCAAACTGAAACGCGTGGTGCCGCGTTCGCGCAGCAGCGCGAGTTTTTCCGCCGTGAGGGTGGCGGGCGAACCTTCGCAGCTCAGCGGAACTGCGATCCGCCGCTCGGGCGTGAAGCGCTCGATGATCTGGAACAACCGATCGAGTTCTGCGATCGTCAAAAACGTCGGCGTGCCGCCGCCGATGGCCAGGCGCGAGAACTGCGGCTCGGCGAGCGTTTCTTGATAAGCATCGGCTTCGCGCTCGAGTGCAGCTAGATAACGCGTGGTCAGCGAATCCGCAGGTTGCGACAGCGTGAAGAGATTGCAAAAGCCGCAGCGATATTCGCAAAACGGAATATGCACATACAGGAACAGCGAATCGCTCGGCTCGGCTTGCCACACGCGCTGCAGCGGCAGTGGCTCCGCCAACCGACGATAGGCCGTCTTGTGCGGATAGGCGTACGAGTATCCCACGTACGGTGAGCCCGTCAGCACGTCGGCCAGCTTCGTCGCTCCTGCCATGCTCATCGCTGTTGATCTCACAGGTCGCGGGCCGAGTGGACAAACTCGGCGTACGGAACATTCCACACGCACTCATGGGCCAGGCGATGTCCCCAATAACCAGCC contains:
- a CDS encoding STM4012 family radical SAM protein, which encodes MSMAGATKLADVLTGSPYVGYSYAYPHKTAYRRLAEPLPLQRVWQAEPSDSLFLYVHIPFCEYRCGFCNLFTLSQPADSLTTRYLAALEREADAYQETLAEPQFSRLAIGGGTPTFLTIAELDRLFQIIERFTPERRIAVPLSCEGSPATLTAEKLALLRERGTTRFSLGIQSFEERDLQTLGRPQKRAEVEQALALLAAHRFPVTNLDLIYGSSSQTLASWLATIERAVAFAPEEIYLYPLYVRPLTGLARLEEWDDWRLLLYRAGRDKLLEAGYQQTSMRMFTRAADETAGPTYCCQSDGMVGLGCGARSYTHSLHYSREYAVKSANVAGILADYIGKSMGDFGAVEFGATLDEHEQRRRVLILSLLQAEGLRCADYAKRFGSEALADFPELYELLSHKLAEVDGDCLRLTPAGLERSDAIGPWLYSATIAQQMEEYAWR
- a CDS encoding STM4011 family radical SAM protein, with the protein product MALKLQILYRGPLSSCNYECNYCPFAKRHESAAELKHDRQCLERFVDWVAAQTDCELSILFTPWGEGLTRRWYQQALVRISQFAHVRRVAIQTNLSCSLDWLGEANAQRLALWCTFHPTQISRREFLQQCQMVADRGVSFSAGVVGLQENFEEIEALRAELPSHAYLWVNAFKDLPDYYTDEQVARLEQVDPLFRLNLTNHPSLGAECVAGESSVSIDGDGNLRRCHFVSGVLGNIYGSDWQAALSRRACPNLSCDCYIGYVNLPRLQHDNLFGGRVLERIPRATHWQGIHDRQQAIEKVNAILQTSPPLSV
- a CDS encoding SDR family NAD(P)-dependent oxidoreductase; its protein translation is MTTSSPKFSLAGRVALVTGNSTGLGKSMGLALGLAGAKVPVNYANNEKRAQQALAEYKAAGIETVLVQADVTTEEGVDKLFNEIEAKLGKVDIVVPNATCEQPLKPIEEYDWAFYQRMIDFFIKSPVLLTKRALPHLKQQKWGRIINITSEVFQRSVAPFTAYVAAKGGQIGFSRSLSRELAPFGITVNMVAPGWIPVERHENDPQADKDAYVALVPAGRWGVPQDVADAVIYLASNEASFITGQTLCVNGGMTPW